In Hahella sp. HNIBRBA332, the genomic window ATAGATCATCTTCGATGACCCTTTAATTTTAGAATTCACTACTACGTTGAGATGTACACAACTCCCATAAGCCCCAAACAACGCTACGAATCTTTGCTCAACGCGGGTGAGATTCAGGCTGATCCGTCACAGGTGACGGCTTTGAATGCGTTGCAGGATTTGTACGAGCGGTTGGCTGGCGTTGACGGTCGTCCCAAGTGGTTGATGGGGCGGTCGGAGTATGTGTCGGGGTTGTATCTGTGGGGCAAAGTAGGGCGGGGTAAGACGTTTTTGATGGATTTATTCGTCGCCAGCCTCAACCCAGAACAGGTTTTGCGTCAGCATTTTCACCATTTTATGGCGTCAGTGCATCGGCAGTTGCAGGCTTTGAGCGGAACCCCTGAGCCTTTGCGACGCATCGCCAGAGACTTCAGTCGCCGCTACTCTGTGCTGTGCTTCGATGAGTTCTTTGTCTCGGATATTGGCGACGCCATGCTGCTTGGCGGGCTGTTGCAGTCGCTGTTTGAGTTCAATGTGACGCTGGTGGCGACGAGCAATACGCCGCCGGAAAGGCTGTATTGGGAGGGTTTGCAGCGTTCTCGCTTTCTGCCTGCTATCGCTGCGATTCAGGCGCACACGCAGACCTTGCATATGGATGGCGGACTGGACCATCGTGAGCGCGCATTGCAGCCGGAAGCTATATATTTTGTCAAACATGACCGGTCGGAGTTGTCCTGTGTCGAGGGTGACTTGCTGCAGCGTTTTGAGTTAGTGGCGGAGGGAGACAAACCGCGTAGGTTGAAGGTGCTGTCCCGCGATATCGCTTATGTGGCCCGCGCCGGACGGAGGATCGCTTTCGATTTTGCAGCCCTTTGCGAAGGACCGCGCAGCCATCTGGATTACATTGATATCGCTGAACGCTTCGATCTGATTATTCTGCTCAACATACCGCCGTTAAGCGGCGAGGCGTTTGAAAGGATCAAGGCGCGGGGAACGGAAGACGGCAGCGTTGGTTCTGGCGTAACCGGGGAAAGGGCCGTGGTGCTGTCGCGTAGTGATGATGCGGCGCGTCGATTTATTGCGCTGGTGGACGAGTTGTACGAGCGCAAAGTGCGACTTTACATGACCGCCTTCGCGCCTCTGGGGGAACTCTATACTCGTGGTGCGCTGACCTTCGAATTTGAGCGTGCGCGCAGCCGATTGATAGAAATGGCGTCGCGGGAATATCAGTGTCTGCGCGAGCCGTTGGAACCGGCCTGATTTGCCGCCGGCTACAGATTGTGGGCGACATACGCCGGTATATCAAAGGCGTCGACTTTCGCATCGTAACGCTTATCCAGATCATAGGCCATGATCTCCAAAGGGGCGTTTGCATAACCGCAGGTCAGAATTTCTTTCATGTAACGCTGGATGAAGTTCAAAGCGCCCAGCTCACGCCACTGCACTACATGCACCAACTCATGAAAGTGCACTCGCAACGCGGAGGCCGCTGAGCTTCTTATATAGTAAGTATCTTTATAGGTCGTTCCGTTGACGGGCATATCTATAAAGTCGCCGAATCCCATTTGTCGCAGCTCTGGGAAGTCAGGTCTGGGAATATCGTCAGTCACCACGAAATAAGCGCTGGCCAGGAACGCTGGCGAGTAAAAGCCGGCGAACGCCTGGGCGAACTCCGTACAGGCGCGGCGGCGATCGTAGTTCTTACGGTTGGTGTCGTCGATCCAAGCGTTTATCTTTTCCAGCACAATGCCTCCTTTTGGCCCTGTTTTGCTGTAAATCTTCTCCCGGCAGTTTATTTCAATTCCCCTTTCAGGGCATGCGGATAACGCGCCCGGCGCGTCATTTCAGCGCACTATAAGTTTCCCTAATACTAGCTTTTCGGCGAAAGTGATTGTATTTGCTGGGTTTTTTGGGGCCTCCTAGAATCGGTTGGTGTTTGAAGCCTGCGCGCCTATCTTCGCGAAGAATAAGGCGTCGCCCTAGTAAACAACAATAAACAGGGGGATCAACCCATGGCCGAAACGACCGCTGCCACAGCGTCCGACAATAGTATTGCGTCTTCAACTACACATGTCGGAACGGTGGACTATGAGAATGTATCCAATGATTATCTGGAAAAACGCCAATTAAAAAAGGGAGCGGCGGGATGGATTCTGCTGGCCAGTCTTGGCGTCTCTTATGTGATTTCCGGTGATTTCGCCGGCTGGAACTTTGGCCTGGAGCAGGGCGGTTTCGGCGGCATGTTTATCGCCACGATTCTGATGGCCGCGATGTACACCTTCATGGTGTTCGGCCTGGCGGAACTCTCCTCCGCTATTCCTACCGCCGGCGGCGGCTACGGCTTCGCCCGTCGCGCCATGGGCCCGCTAGGGGGCTTTCTCACCGGCACCGCCATTCTTCTCGAATACGCCATTGCGCCCGCGGCAATCGCCATTTTTATCGGCGGTTATGTGGGGGAACTGTTTGGCCTGAACGGCCCGTTGGTGTATGCCGCGTTCTATATCATTTTTGTGGGTATTCATTTATGGGGCGCCGGCGAAGCGTTGAAGATCATGTTGGTCATCACCGCCATTGCGGCGGCGGCCTTGCTGGTGTTTATCCTGGGGATGTTGCCTGAGTTTGAACTCGCCAACCTGACGGATATCGCTGTCAACGAGTCCGCCGCAGGCGCCAGCGCCTTCCTGCCGCAGGGCTACTTTGGAATATGGGCGGCGATTCCCTTCGCCATGTGGCTGTTCCTGGCGGTGGAAGGCGTGCCCCTGGCGGCTGAAGAGACCAAGAACCCAGCTCGGGATATGCCGAAGGGAATTATCTCCGCGATGGTGATTCTGCTGATATTTGGCGGATTGGTGCTGTTTCTGGCCCCCGGCGGCTCCAGCGCGGACTTGATGAAAGATCATAGCGCGCCGCTAGTAGGCGCTCTGCAACATGCATATGGCGAAAGCTCAGCGATGGCCACCTTTGTAAACCTGGTTGGCCTGGCGGGGCTGATCGCCAGCTTTTTCTCCATTATCTTCGCTTATTCCCGTCAGGTGTTCGCCTTGTCCCGCGCAGGTTACCTGCCACGCTGGCTGTCCTTAACCGGCAGCCGCAAAGTGCCGACGATGGCGTTGGTCGTGCCGGGCGTGATTGGATTTTTGCTGTCACTGACCGGAGAAGGGGATTTGATGATCACTATGGCGGTGTTCGGCGCCACGATCTCCTACGCCATGATGATGCTGTCGCACATTATTCTGCGAGTGAAAGAACCCAATATGCATCGGCCTTACCGCACACCAGGCGGCATACTGACGACCGGGATCGCTTTGGTTTTATCTATCGCCGCGTTCATCAGCACTTTCTTGGTCAGCCGAGAGGCGGCGATGTGGTCGGCCGTGTTCTATGCGGTGATGGTGGCGTATTTCGCCTTTTATAGTCGACATCACTTGGTGGCGAAGGCCCCTGAGGAAGAGTTTGAAGCCATCGCCAAGGCCGAGGCTGAATTGAGTTAATTGGCTGAAAGGGATTGCGGGGCCGGCGCGCCGGCTCCAGGATCATTATCTGCAACAGGACTGAACAAGAATCACAATAAGGCGGATTAGAAATGATAAAGACAAGAGACGTAAAGACTATCGCCGACGCCAAACGCATTGTGGAAGAGCGCAATCTGACCCATGTGAAGGTCGGGTTGTTTGATAACGACGGCGTCATGCGCGGCAAGTATATGAGTAAGGAGAAGTTCTTTTCCTCTCTGGAAAACGGCTTCGCCTTTTGTGACGTGGTGCTGGGCTGGGATTCACAAGACCAGCTTTATGAAAACGTCGGCGTCAAATACACCGGCTGGCATACGGGCTACCCGGACGCTTCAGTGAAAATTCTGCCGGAGAGCTGCCGCGACATCCCCTTTGAGCCTGGCATGTTGTTGTTTTTATGTGATTTTGATGGGCCCGCCGCGCGTATCTGCCCGCGTAATGTGTTGTCGCGGGTACTGCGTCGTGCGGAAGACATGGGACTGGACGCCTATGCGGCCTTTGAATATGAATTTTTCATGTTCAATGAAACGCCGCATTCCGCCCGCGCCAAGGGATATCGCAACCTGGAGCCGATCACGCCGGGCTTCTTTGGCTATTCCATGCTGCGTAACTCTGTGCACGCGGAGCTTTATCACGAGTTGTTGGATCTGTGCGAGAAAATGGACTTCCCTTTGGAGGGATTGCACACCGAAACCGGACCCGGCGTGCTGGAGGCGGCATTGACAGTGGACTCGGCCTGCGCAGCGGCGGACAAGGCGGCTCTGTTCAAGACCTTCACCAAGGTGTGGGCGCAGCGTAAGAACATGATGGCCACGTTCATGGCCAAGTGGTCCAACGACTATCCCGGCCAATCCGGGCACATCCATATGTCGTTGCGCCATAAAGAAAACGGCAAGTCGGCCTTCTACGAAGCCGGTCAGCCCATGAACATGAGTAAGATGCAGCGTCATTTTATCGCCGGCCAGCAGAAGCTGATGCCGGAAATGCTGGCGATGATGGCGCAAACCGTGAACGCATATTCTCGCCTGGTACCGGGGTTTTGGGCGCCGACCGATGCGACTTGGGGCTGCGAAAACCGCACTACTGCGCTGCGAGTCATCCCCGGATCAGACAAGTCGCAACGGGTCGAATACCGACTGGGCTCCGCCGACGCCAATCCCTATATCGCCCTGGCGGCGTCTCTCGGCTCGGGTCTTTACGGAATTGAACACGAACTGGAGCCGGAAGAGATGGTATCCGGTAACGCCTACGATCAGGAGCATCCAACGCAACTGGCGTTGCCGTCCACGTTGGTGGACGCCGCCGCTGCGCTGCGTCGCTCGGAAGCGGCGCGTGAGTTATTCGGGAATGAGTTTGTTGAACATTATGCCGCCACCCGTGACTGGGAAGGCCGCGAATTCCGTCGCCATATTACGGATTGGGAGCTGGAGCGTTATTTCGAGATTATCTAGCGTGACGATCAGAATGACCTTCAGTCCCATGACTATCCTTTAAGTAAAGGTAAGAGAATCGAAGATGAGCACTATGCAGAAAACTTGGTCCCCTGTGGACGGATCTCTCTACGTTGAGCGTCCCTACGCTGATCAAGCGGCCATCGCCGCCGCCACGACCAGGACGGCGCAGGCCCAGCGCGAGTGGAAGCGCATCCCGTTGGCGCAGCGGCGGGAGATCTGTCGCAAAATGGTGGACGCCTTTGTCGCCAAGCGCGACGAGATTGCGACAGAGTTGTGTTGGCAAATGGGACGGCCAATTCGCTACGCGGCGGGAGAAGTGGGCGGTTTTGAAGAGCGCGCCCGCTTTATGATCGATGTCGCGGAAGAAGCGCTGGCGCCGATAGAGTTGGATGAGAAGCCGGGCTTTCGCCGCTATATCAAACGTGAACCTGTGGGCGTGGCCTTTGTCATTGCGCCCTGGAACTACCCTTATTTGACGGCGGTTAACGCCATTGTGCCGGCGATCATGGCTGGTAATGCTGTGCTGCTTAAGCATTCTGCGCAGACGCCTTTGTGCGCGGAACGGATCTATGAAGCCTTCCGCGAGGCAGGCCTGCCCGAGGGCGTATTCCAATACCTGCATTTGACCCATGCGGATACGGAAGCGCTGATCGGCTCGCCGGACATCCACTATGTCGCGTTTACCGGTTCTGTGCCTGGCGGCGCCATGGTGGAGCGCGCGGCCGCAGGTCGTTTTATCGGCGTAGGGCTGGAGCTGGGCGGTAAAGACCCCGCCTATGTTCGCGCGGACGCGGATATTGACCACGCTGTGGAAACCACTATTGATGGCGCTTTCTTTAACTCGGGGCAGTCCTGCTGCGGCATCGAACGCGTCTATGTCCATGAATCCGTATACGACGCCTTTGTGGAGAAAGCCGTGGCATTGGTCAGAAGCTACCGGCTGGGACGCCCGGATGATCCCAACACTACCTTGGGGCCGTTGGTGCGCGCTTCCGCGGCGGAATTCGTTCGGGGACAAGTACGTGAAGCCGTGGAGCAGGGCGCGGTCGCCCATATCAATCCCGCGGACTTTGAAATGGATAAAGAAGGATCGCCTTATCTGGCGCCACAGGTGCTGACCCATGTTGACCATAGCATGCGGGTGATGACCGAAGAGTCTTTCGGTCCGGTTGTCGGCATCCAGAAAGTGGCGTCCGATGAGGAAGCCGTGGCGCTAATGAACGACAGCGAATTCGGCCTTACCGCGTCTATTTTTACGCGGGATCTGGACGTGGGTGTGGCGCTGGGCGAACAGGTCGATACCGGCACTTTCTTTATCAACCGTTGCGATTATCTGGACCCGGCGTTGGCCTGGACCGGCGTGAAAAACTCCGGGCGCGGCTGCACCTTGTCCAAGCTGGGCTATGAATCTCTGACCCGGCCCAAGTCTTTCCATATCAAGATGCTGTAACGCCAGACATCGAATATGGCGTAACAAGAACTTTAACGAGCGTATTAAAGAGACTGTACATGAGCGCACTACAAGCCAATTGGAATTATCCGACCGCCATCCGCACCGGCGCCGGACGTATCCGGGAACTGCCGGAACTCTGTCGTCATCTCGGCATGCGGTCGCCTCTGCTGATAACCGACCCGGGTTTGAAATCCTTGCCGATGGTGCAGAACACTGTCGCCCTGTGTCGCGACGCCGGGCTGCAATGCGGGCTGTTCGCGGACATCCAAGGCAATCCCACGGGAGAAAACGTGGAAGCGGGCGTCGTCGCCTATCACGCTGGCGGTCATGACGGGGTCATCGCCTTCGGCGGCGGTTCTGCGCTGGACGCCGCCAAGGCGGTGGCGTTGATGGTTGGCCAGGATCGCCCGTTATGGGATTTTGAAGATGTCGGCGACAACTGGACGCGAGTCAATGAAGCCGGCATGGCGCCGGTGGTCGCGGTGCCCACTACTGCGGGCACTGGCTCGGAAGTAGGGCGGGCCTCGGTGATCACTGACGCCGCCAAGCATGTCAAAAAGATCATCTTCCATCCGCGTATGTTACCGGCGCTGGTGATTCTGGATCCGGAGCTAACCGTTGGCCTGCCGCCGCCCATCACCGCTGCGACAGGAATGGACGCGCTTTCCCATAATCTGGAAGCCTTGTGTTCGCCTTTTTATCACCCCTTGGCGGAAGGCATTGCGGTGGAAGGCATCCGTCTGGTGAAAGATTATTTGCCCCGCGCTGTCGCGGACGGCGGTGATATCGAGGCGCGCACGCAGATGCTGGTCGCCTCCAGCATGGGCGCTACGGCGTTCCAGAAAGGTCTTGGCGGCATGCACGCCTTGGCGCATCCGCTGGGCGCCTTGTACAACGCGCATCATGGCCTGCTCAACGCCATTCTCATGCCTTATGTGCTGAAGGCGAACCGCGACGCAATTGAAGAGCGCATCGCCCGTCTGGTGCGTTACCTGGATTTGTCAGAGCCGGGATTCGACGGCTTCCTGAGCTGGGTGCTGGCGCTGCGTGAAAGCCTCGGCATTCCGCATGCATTGTCTGCGATCGGCATTGACGACAGTGACGCCGAACGTGTCGGCGCCATGGCGGTGGAAGACCCTTCTTCCGGCGGCAATCCGGTTACGTTCGACGCAGGCCAGTATGCCGATATCTTCAGAAATGCTGTACATGGACGTCTTTGAAGACAGGGAGAGGCGGATGAGAATCGGCATTTTGCAGTGTGACGACGTTATGGAGGAATTACAGCCGGAATTCGGGAACTATCCGGCGATGTTTGAAGCGGCGCTGGGAGAACTGGCTCCAGAGTGGACCTTCGTCACCTATCGGGCGATGGACGGCGAACTGCCGGAATCCGTCGACGCCTGCGACGGCTACATTACCACCGGCAGTCGCCATGGCGTGAATGACGGCGCGCAGTGGATCGAAAAGCTGGAGAGTTTTGTGCTGGCGGTCGCTACGGCGGGGAAAAAATTTGTGGGCATCTGCTTCGGTCATCAATTATTGGCCAAAGCGCTGGGAGGCCGGGTGGAGAAGTCCAATCGCGGCTGGGGCGTAGGCATGTCCTTCAATCAGATTGGCGTGCGTAAAAACTGGATGGAGCCTTATCAGCCCTCTCTGGACCTGGTCGTAAGCCATCAAGACCAGATTACGCAGTTACCGGAAGGCGCGGAAGTGTTGGCGAGCAGCAACTTCTGCCCCTTTTACCTGTTGCAGTACGGCGCTGATCTGATGACGGTGCAGGGGCATCCTGAATTCAGCAAGGCGTACTCCAGCGCCTTGATGGACAAACGCACGGATCGTATTCCTGCGCCACGCATTCGAGAAGGCAAAACGTCTTTATCAGCGCCGGTGGATGACCGTTTGATGATGCAGTGGATCATCAACTTTTTCGCAGGAGGACGGCTGACCCGTTAAGCCCTCGCTGCTTTTTATATCGGGCGCACTGTTTATATCGGGCGCACTGTATCGGGCATATTGTATCGGACACACGCAGAGTCAGGCTCTGCGTCGTTCCCCCTCAACCCTCTTTGGCTGCGCTAGCGTCCCTTGTGGCGACGCCAGACGCGGCCGTTTTTTTACCTGGGTTTAATCCCCTAAAGTCAGAA contains:
- a CDS encoding iron-containing alcohol dehydrogenase; protein product: MSALQANWNYPTAIRTGAGRIRELPELCRHLGMRSPLLITDPGLKSLPMVQNTVALCRDAGLQCGLFADIQGNPTGENVEAGVVAYHAGGHDGVIAFGGGSALDAAKAVALMVGQDRPLWDFEDVGDNWTRVNEAGMAPVVAVPTTAGTGSEVGRASVITDAAKHVKKIIFHPRMLPALVILDPELTVGLPPPITAATGMDALSHNLEALCSPFYHPLAEGIAVEGIRLVKDYLPRAVADGGDIEARTQMLVASSMGATAFQKGLGGMHALAHPLGALYNAHHGLLNAILMPYVLKANRDAIEERIARLVRYLDLSEPGFDGFLSWVLALRESLGIPHALSAIGIDDSDAERVGAMAVEDPSSGGNPVTFDAGQYADIFRNAVHGRL
- the eat gene encoding ethanolamine permease; this translates as MAETTAATASDNSIASSTTHVGTVDYENVSNDYLEKRQLKKGAAGWILLASLGVSYVISGDFAGWNFGLEQGGFGGMFIATILMAAMYTFMVFGLAELSSAIPTAGGGYGFARRAMGPLGGFLTGTAILLEYAIAPAAIAIFIGGYVGELFGLNGPLVYAAFYIIFVGIHLWGAGEALKIMLVITAIAAAALLVFILGMLPEFELANLTDIAVNESAAGASAFLPQGYFGIWAAIPFAMWLFLAVEGVPLAAEETKNPARDMPKGIISAMVILLIFGGLVLFLAPGGSSADLMKDHSAPLVGALQHAYGESSAMATFVNLVGLAGLIASFFSIIFAYSRQVFALSRAGYLPRWLSLTGSRKVPTMALVVPGVIGFLLSLTGEGDLMITMAVFGATISYAMMMLSHIILRVKEPNMHRPYRTPGGILTTGIALVLSIAAFISTFLVSREAAMWSAVFYAVMVAYFAFYSRHHLVAKAPEEEFEAIAKAEAELS
- the zapE gene encoding cell division protein ZapE, giving the protein MYTTPISPKQRYESLLNAGEIQADPSQVTALNALQDLYERLAGVDGRPKWLMGRSEYVSGLYLWGKVGRGKTFLMDLFVASLNPEQVLRQHFHHFMASVHRQLQALSGTPEPLRRIARDFSRRYSVLCFDEFFVSDIGDAMLLGGLLQSLFEFNVTLVATSNTPPERLYWEGLQRSRFLPAIAAIQAHTQTLHMDGGLDHRERALQPEAIYFVKHDRSELSCVEGDLLQRFELVAEGDKPRRLKVLSRDIAYVARAGRRIAFDFAALCEGPRSHLDYIDIAERFDLIILLNIPPLSGEAFERIKARGTEDGSVGSGVTGERAVVLSRSDDAARRFIALVDELYERKVRLYMTAFAPLGELYTRGALTFEFERARSRLIEMASREYQCLREPLEPA
- a CDS encoding glutamine synthetase family protein, yielding MIKTRDVKTIADAKRIVEERNLTHVKVGLFDNDGVMRGKYMSKEKFFSSLENGFAFCDVVLGWDSQDQLYENVGVKYTGWHTGYPDASVKILPESCRDIPFEPGMLLFLCDFDGPAARICPRNVLSRVLRRAEDMGLDAYAAFEYEFFMFNETPHSARAKGYRNLEPITPGFFGYSMLRNSVHAELYHELLDLCEKMDFPLEGLHTETGPGVLEAALTVDSACAAADKAALFKTFTKVWAQRKNMMATFMAKWSNDYPGQSGHIHMSLRHKENGKSAFYEAGQPMNMSKMQRHFIAGQQKLMPEMLAMMAQTVNAYSRLVPGFWAPTDATWGCENRTTALRVIPGSDKSQRVEYRLGSADANPYIALAASLGSGLYGIEHELEPEEMVSGNAYDQEHPTQLALPSTLVDAAAALRRSEAARELFGNEFVEHYAATRDWEGREFRRHITDWELERYFEII
- a CDS encoding GMP synthase is translated as MRIGILQCDDVMEELQPEFGNYPAMFEAALGELAPEWTFVTYRAMDGELPESVDACDGYITTGSRHGVNDGAQWIEKLESFVLAVATAGKKFVGICFGHQLLAKALGGRVEKSNRGWGVGMSFNQIGVRKNWMEPYQPSLDLVVSHQDQITQLPEGAEVLASSNFCPFYLLQYGADLMTVQGHPEFSKAYSSALMDKRTDRIPAPRIREGKTSLSAPVDDRLMMQWIINFFAGGRLTR
- a CDS encoding aldehyde dehydrogenase family protein, coding for MSTMQKTWSPVDGSLYVERPYADQAAIAAATTRTAQAQREWKRIPLAQRREICRKMVDAFVAKRDEIATELCWQMGRPIRYAAGEVGGFEERARFMIDVAEEALAPIELDEKPGFRRYIKREPVGVAFVIAPWNYPYLTAVNAIVPAIMAGNAVLLKHSAQTPLCAERIYEAFREAGLPEGVFQYLHLTHADTEALIGSPDIHYVAFTGSVPGGAMVERAAAGRFIGVGLELGGKDPAYVRADADIDHAVETTIDGAFFNSGQSCCGIERVYVHESVYDAFVEKAVALVRSYRLGRPDDPNTTLGPLVRASAAEFVRGQVREAVEQGAVAHINPADFEMDKEGSPYLAPQVLTHVDHSMRVMTEESFGPVVGIQKVASDEEAVALMNDSEFGLTASIFTRDLDVGVALGEQVDTGTFFINRCDYLDPALAWTGVKNSGRGCTLSKLGYESLTRPKSFHIKML